In Chthoniobacterales bacterium, the DNA window AAAAGCGCCAGGTTGCCCCGGCTTTGGATTCAGAGAGATGTCTCCCTTCACCACATGCGGTATTAATTCGCCTTTCGGCGAGCTATCCCCCACTTCTCGGCAGATTGCCCACGTGTTACGCACCCGTTCGCCACTAAACTTTCCACTGTATTGCTACAGCGGAAAGTCTCGTTCGACTTGCATGTCTTATCCACGCCGCCAGCGTTCGTTCTGAGCCAGAATCAAACTCTCCGTAAAAATTTGGAGCCCCGATTGCTCGGGGACAAAGTTTGAACGCCAATGCCGCTAAGCATTGGCATCTGACCATTCTAATCCGTCACGGTCCGTGGACCGCGACAGGTTCGTTCGATCAATGAATCTTTTGCCAATCGTGAGACCGGCCAAAGTTTTTAATCAAAGAAAACTTAACGAATAACGCACAATTCAATTTTCGCTGACTTACTTCACCTTTTGGATCCGCCAAATCCGTCGTGATACGAATCCAAAATCAAACTGTCAAAGATCACCGTTCCCTGTTCCGGTACACGACACAATCCGATCCGATCAGCTGACTGATGAAACCGGCTCGCCCATGAGCCCGAAGAGAAGAACATCCCGCAGGACGCGGGATCCGCATTTCAGCGGGACAGCAACATATTGCGCCGGGTTGGACCGTCAAACGAAAATATTGCACTTTTCGCAGATTTTTTCGGCGGCCGCCGTGGCCCCCGCGAAGCAGATCATCCGCGACCGCGCAACCGATCCGTTCCGCTGAAACCGAATCATACGATCTGCAGCACGGTTGCTGCGTGGTCCGACATCAGGCCTGCTGCGCCGCTGTCGAGCGTGTTAGTCGCCACGCCGGGAATAGGAAGCGCGACACCGCCGGGGGCGATTGGGACCGGGGCCGCCGGGGAGAGGTCCGAATACCAGTAGTCGTAGAGGTTGCCATTCCACGTTGTCCCCCCAGCCATGGCGCCGGGCGGGGTGGCGGCTGGAGCGGCGCCGACAGCGTAGCAAGTCGCAATGCCCGTCCGCGGTGTGCCCCGAATGATGGGAGCAACGTTGAAATCCCCACCGAGAAAGACGTGACCGCGCCCGCCAGCCATCGCGGGGTTGGCTCGCATGAGGGCGAGGATAGCCGGAATCTGCCCCGCGACGAGGATCCGCTGTTCGACGAATGTATAGAGGTTGTGGAGGAACCCCACCCCGAATGGACCGGTCGCCGCGGAAGTGACTACGACATAGACAACCCCACGATAGTCGGGCGTCGCCGACGGAGGCACCGCCTCGGACCATTCTGGCGACGGTGGACCCGGACGGGCAATGTCGTGAATGAGGTTGATTGCCTGCCCACTCGCCTGCAGAAAAATTCGCCCCACCGAAGCGAGCGCGACGCCGGCGATGCCAATGCCGATGAATTCGGGCCCTCTCGCCAAGGCTGTTATCCCACATGCAGCGAGGACTGCAGGTTGGAGCCCCAGCCAATTGAAGAGATTTGGCGCGGGCCCGCTGAGCGTGACACTCGCCGTGCCGTTGTTAACGATTTCGGTCATACCACCCACGCATATCCCGCCGGCGCCGGCCAGGCCCACGGCGATGGCGCCAAACGCGCCCGTGTAGGACGCATTTCGAGCGGGCGCCGCACCCCCGAAGTTGCGCATGTTTTGATGGAAAAGAAACGCCATGGCGATGAGGCTCTTGTCGATTGCGCGAAACCGGCCGCGGGAAACGCCGCTCCCCGCGTTGGCGGGTGGATCGCGCTCTGATGGTTTACGTCAATTCAACGGGTTGCGTGTGGCCGCGGCAGGAAGACACGAGCGTCGGCCGTGAGTTTCCCGATTGTTCATGGAAGAGCTCCGGTCAGGGTCCACACGGTGCCACTGTCCATGCTCTGATTTAGAACGGAGATGGCTCCGTTACTCGCCCCTCTTTGATTGTTTGGGTCCGTCGTTCGCTGAACGGAATTTGCTATCATCGCTGCCGCGACCGTGCCTCCTCCGATTTGAACCTGGATGTTCGCGTCGCCCGTTGCGGTCCGGCCCTGCATGTCGATTCGGGCAACGCCGACCTGATGCAACGTCCCGGCTCCACGCCCCAGGTCGGCAAAGTTGAGTTGTGCGATGACGGCCTGACAATCACGTCGCTGGGCTTGATTAGGGACTACTCGTCCCCGGATCACGTTACCTGTGTTTGTTTTGGTTAATGGCATATGAACGCTTCAGATTTCGTTGATTAAGTAGGGGTAAGTTGTGCTCGCTCCGCGTGGCCGCCCGGACCTTCATACCCGGGCGGCCATGAACGGCGGGAAAGAGCGTCTGGACTCGAGTATGCTTAGCTTCCGAGCTGTTGGCTCATGACGCCGAGAAGGATGGGCAGCGTGCTGGTGACAGGCCCAATGGTCACCGTGGCCGAGGCATCATCCCACTTGATGTTCTGCTTGGTTCCGTAAGTCGAGACGCTTGCGGAGCCGAGCGTGAAGGGTCCGACCCCGATGGACACACTGGCCTGCGCCTGCCAGGTATTCTTGACGTTGCTGTAATCGCTCGCCTCCATCTTCAGCGTGATAGTCGGCTCGAAGCCGACAACGATCGAGTAAGGCAGCCGTGCCAAAGCGCCGGTCGGGCCGAAGAAATCGGGAGCACCGGTTCGGAGGCTGTTCTTATACAAGTCAATCAGGCTGGCATTGTCCCACCAAAGGCCGGGCGAAATTGAAAAAACCCCAAACCCGGTGAAGGCGACACTCAAGCTGAAATTCGAACTCGTCGTGTTGATACTGACGCGCTGGCCGCTCGATGAGCCCGAACCGCCAATCTCGAAAAAGTCGCCGAGCCAACTCGCATCGACGGAAGCATTCCAGCCGAACTCGCTGTAGTCGAAGGTTTCGCTCGCCGCCGTTACGGTAATAGTGCCGCCAGCGTTATTTTTTCCCTGGACGCTCGCCGTTTGCCATTCGCTATATTTGGCACCGAAGGCTTCGAGCGTATAGGACGGGACGAATGTGGAAACAAGCGTCTGTGGTGAAGGCGGCGGAGTTTGCCCCGGCAGAACCGGCGAGCTCCCGCTCCCCGGCGGCGCGATCGTGACCAGGTCCGCAACCATATTATACGGATTCTGCAGCGTGATATCCGCTGCTCCGCCCTGGACGCCGACTTTATTCCGGGCCGCCTGTAGTTCGCTGTAGCCCGGGCCATAGGCTTGGTTCAGAAGCTGGCTGTAAGAGCTCTGCGCGCCGATAAGAGCGTTATAGGCCGATTGATAAACGGGATAGTTTTGGACGGCCCAGGTCGAAAACGCCACGCTGGACCCGGAGGCAGTTTTGAAGTTGGCCCAGGCGGTAAAGGCGTTGGTCTGGACGGTCAGGAAGTTGTTTTCCGCAGTCGTTAGGTTTCCGGCAGCGAGGTTGATCTGGCTTTGCAGATTCGGGTTTACGTCTCCCTGGAGCTGAACCCAGTCCAGGAAGGTCGCGTAGGAAGTGACCAACCCGCCCGCGGGAGCGTAGGCGGGGCTGTTCGCCGGGACAACGTTTCCGATTTGGTAGATGTTGTAGTTGCTCACTCCCGGATCGCTGTTCGCGAGGTCCACATTGAGGGTGGTGGGCGCGGCGCTGAACTGCTGGCCGTCGCCGATTCCATTCGGGAACGCGAGCGCCTGCAGGGCGCCCATCCATTTCTTCCATAGATCTTCTGTGCTGATTGTAGGCATATAGTGGGGTTTTCGTGTGTTGTTGGGGTTGCTCTTGTTTCTCTCGTTGTGTCTTACGGGAGTTGTTTTTGCTTTCTGGGGGGAAAGGTGACGTTCTCTTGATGCGGAGAAAGCAGCCCGATGCGAAAGCGATCTGTCCTGCCGCGGGGCGATTGGGCAAGAACCGGAGTTCGCCGAAAAGGGACGGGATGTCTGCACAGGCAAGTATTCGGAGGAGGAAGCGGTGCCTCGGGAGCCATGGGGCGGTTGCAGGCGGGGCGTTTGGAGGGGCTGGGGATCACGGATGCCAATCATCCACGGGCAAACGCCGATGGCTATCGGGAGAAGCGTCCTATTTTCGTGTAGGTGAAAAGACGCAGTCCCTAGGGCATTTTGGATTGCCGCGCTGCGGCGCTGGACACCTTATTTTCGGAATATGGCAGAAGAAGTACCTCCCACGAAGGCTGCGGGGAAAAAGAGTTCCGCGGCCCGCCGCACCGCGCGTGTGCTGGTGGTGGATGGCGAGGCGATCGTGTGTGAGGCGATCGTGCAGCTCATCGCGGGGCAGACCCGGCTGACGGTATGCGGGAGGCTGACCGAGGGACGCAAGCTCGTCCAGGCCGTGGAATGCAACCGGCCCGATCTGGTGCTCTTTGACCTGATGTTAAAGGACTGCGATGGGATCGAGACGCTCAAGCAATTCAAGATCCTCTTTCCCATGGTGCCGGTGCTGGTGCTTTGCGGGCGCACCGATTGCGCAAGTGTCGAGCGCAGCATGCGGGCCGGCGCGGGGGGCTATGTGGGGAAATGGGAGACGGCGCGGGAGCTTTTCGAGGCGATCGAATTGGTGCTCGCAGGTGAGATGCGGCTGAACCCGAAGATGCAGGTGTTGCTCCTCGGGCGGCTGCTCGCCCCGGCGCGCCTATCGGCGGTTGGCCGTAGCGATCCTTTGCAACTGACTGAGGGAGAGACCCGGATTTTTGCGCTAATCGGCGCAGGCCTGCGGATGCGGGAGATCGCCACCCGGCTGGGTCGCAGCGTAAAGACGATCGAGGCCCACCGGGAACACATCAGGATCAAGCTCGGGCTTCGAAATAGCGCAGAGGTGACTGAGCGCGCCACGCACTGGCTGGACCACAAGACGTGACAGCGCTGGACGGCGGGCAGCCGGGTCACGCGGATGAACTCACCAGGTGGCGGCCTGGCGATGGGCGGGCGCGTCTTGCGCCTTTGTCCCGCGTCGTGAGACGAGGCCGGATCAGTACATGAATGGCACGAGCCGCTTGGTGCGCCTCATGTATTCTGCGTACCGCTCTCCCAGCGCCCGCGACAGCGCGTCCTCCTCCACATTCATTCGCCGAACGAACGCCACGAAAATCGGCACCAGCACGATCGCCATCGCCACCCAATTCCACAGGGTCAATGCCCAGCCTAGAAACGCCAGCAGGACCCCCGAATACGACGGATGCCGGACCCACCGGAAGGGCCCCCGCTGCACCACTTCATGGTCTTTCTCGACGACCACGTCCACGGTAAAAAATCGCCCCAGGGTCACGATCGCCCACCACCGCACCGCCAGGCCCGCCGCGAACAACCCCACCGCCAATACCCGAATCCAATCCCTGTCCGGAAAATCGAACAACCCGATTACGCCGGACGCGAGCGACCTCGACCGGGCCACGAAAATTCCCGCCGTGATGCTCACCGCGATCACAACCCAGATCATCCCCAGAGTGCTCTTGTCCTGTTTCGTCCCCGTCTTGCTCCGCGAACGCCTCGTGGTCGTGAGCAAAACCTCCGACGCCAAATAAACCAGCCCCAGTTTTAGCGACAGCGACACTTCTTAATTCTTCCTTCTTACTTCTTCCTTTGCGAACGCGCGCACCTGCGCGAGTTCCTTCCGCTCGTCTCCCGCCTTCGCCGTCTGCGCCGCCAGCTTCGCGTAATACCGGCGCGCACTCTCCGTCTCGCCCGCTTTCTCCGCCGATTGCGCCGCGCCGAGCAAACCGCGAAACCGTCCCGGATAAATCTTCAGCTCCGATTCAAACTCACGCTGCGCTTCCTTCGCCTGCCCGAGTTCCAGAAGCAGCCCGCCCAATTGTTCGCGCACCGGCACCAGCGCACCCGGCGAAACCGGATGCTTCCCGAGCAAATCCTCCGCGTCCGCCGTTTCGCGCAAAATCTTCACTGCCTCCTCCGGTTTGCCCCGGACGCACGTCACCCAGGCCGACGCCGTCTTCATTTGCAGGTCGAGATGTTTCTTGAAGTAATCGAACTTCGGGTCCGACGTCGCGTCGCGCAGTTGTTTCATCCGCTCGATGGCTTTCTCTGCGCCGGCGAGATCGCCCGTGTGGGCGCGCCCGAGCGCATGCGCGTATTCGATCAACGCTTCCATGAACGGAAACGACGACCAGTGCGGCACGTTCGGGATCGCGAGCGCCGCGGCGGCCTTCCAGTCATTCCGCTCCAGGGCGTAACGCGCCGGGATCGCCGCCAGCGCATACGCGGCCGTGAATTCCATCTTCGGGTTCGTTTCGCGCACCGTCGCCGCGAAATCCACGATCTCCTTCGCCTTGTCGTCCCGGCCTTCCTGCAAATACGAATACGCCTCGTAATCGATGGCGTGCAGCTCCTCCGCTTCGGTCGCCGCGCGCTGCCGCACCTTTGCATACGCGCGCGACGCCTCTGCCGAAGCCCGGTTTGCCGCGACCGATTCCTCCCACATCCCGAGCCGCGTGAAAATATGCGACGGCATGTGCAACGCATGCGGCACCCACGGCGCGATCGACGCATAAACCTGCGCCGCGGACAGCCCGCGCTCCGCCAGCGCCGGGTAATCGTAACTGTGAATCAGGTAATGCGTGATCCCCGGATGATTCGCATTTTTCTTCCGCAAATTTTCCAGAATCCGCGCCGCTTCGAGCTGCTTCGAAAGCGTTGTGTCGCTGGGCGTGGCGTAACCGACCGCCAGGATCGCGAGCGAATAAAACGTCTGCGCTTCCATGTCGTCGGGGTTTTTCTCCGCCAGTTCACGCATCTCCTTCTCGTAAGCCAGCGCGCGTTCCCGCGATCCCACCGGCCCATGACACGATTGCCCCACCGCGCCCGACGCCGGCCCATCCGCTGCGTGATAATAAGCGTGGAGCGCCGCGATAAACTTCTTCTCCCGCCCTGTCGCGCCGGAGCCTTGGCGAAGGCGGATCATTTCGTCGGCCCGGTCGATTGCCGCTGTGCCGGCGGCCATCTCTTCTTTTGTCGGCGGCGTCCAGATCGGGTGCCACCACGTCATCGCGATGCCCCATTGCGCCATCGCACATTTCGGATCCTTCTCCGCCGCCGCCGTGAAGATTCGCCGGGCCTCCTCATAAAAGAACGAGTGCAACAGCGCCACCCCTCGCTCGAATTCCGCCCGCGCCGCCGCGTCACTCGAGATCGGAAACTCAATCTTCCCTGCCGCCCTCAAATCCCCCGGTGCGGGCGCGCTTGAATTCTCAGCCGCCGCCAGACCGCTCCCGCTCGCCGCCGCCAAAAAAAGTACACCCCAATAAACTCCCCGGATATTCATTCCTCGGTTCCTCCCCACTTCTTCCTTCTTCCTTTTTCCTTCGTACTTTGCGCCGCGCTACTTCGCGGCCGCAACACTGTTCAGGATCGCCGTAATTTCGTCGGCATATTCCGCCATGCCTTCGCCCCGCTGGATCAGCATCACGCCCTGGTCCTTCGTCACTTCCAGCGCGGTCAATGTGATCTTCATCGTCTTCCCATCGCTCGTCCGGCCATCGTCGGTCACGGTCACCACGTTCATCCCGTTCAACGTCGATTTGGTATCCTTATACGAATCGAAATCCGGCTTCACCTTGAGCAACGCCCAGGCCTTGTCGTTTGAGGGCCCCAGCATATCGGGCCGCGTGACGATCACATCAATGAGCGCACTCCCATCCTCCGCGCTCGCCGTGATCGTCTCAGCACCTGCGCTCGCCTTCCAACCTTCTGGGAACGTGATCGACGCCACCGGCTTGTCTGCCGGAATTTTCACGGAGGTCTGCGCGAGCAGGGCAGGGGAAACAAACACAAAAGCGAGCGACACCGCAGCAATCAATGTTTTCATAGTTTCCCAATGGCGTAATCGCTCGCCGACCAAATGTAAATCCCGGCGAAGGATTTTCGATTCTCGATTTTCGATTGGAATCTCGACGCCTTTCTCCCTTCTCAGTCTTCCAACTTCGACATTGGATGTTGGGCGTTGGACGTTCGGCGTTTTCTTCCCCGTCTCCACCTCGCCCCCTTGTCACGCCGTAGCCCCGCCTCGCGGGACGAAAGCGGATCGCCCCTTGTGCTACGTTCTCCGGTCAAGCCCAATCAGAAATGCACGTCACACGTCGCATGTCACACGTCACTGGCCCCGATCTCATCCGAATCAAATATGTGCCGGCCGAACCGAAACACCTGCTCCGTCCTCTCGCTCTCTTTTGGGCCCGGCTCGGTTCACTCCAGATTTATTTCGTCGCCGTTCTCGCCATCGTTCTCGTCCTCGCCGGCCTGGGACTCTGGCACCTCGTCTCCCCGTTGAAACAAACCGAACCCGCCACCGCCAATCCGTCGATTGCCAAGGCCACACCCCAACCCGAGCCGCCCACAAAGCCGTCGCCGTCTGCGGCCGCCATTGCTCGCATCTCGCCCGGGATCGAGTCAGCTTCGCCCACTCCCGTCTCTCCCGCGCTCGAGCGACAAATCGCCATCATCGACCTCACCCAGGAAGAACGACGGGGACCACGCGGCGAAGAGCTCGTCATCGGAACCATCGGGCTGACTTCCCGCACTGACGTAGAAAAGAGCAACGTCGAAATCGCCGTCTTCTTTTTCGACCTCACGCCGACCAACGAAATGCGCCCCACCAAAGCGCAGGTCACCTACCGCTGGCTCACCCCCATCCGCGACTGGAGCGACCCCGAGCCGAAATATCTCGCCGCCACCTATCTCAAGCCGCCATCCTCGCTGTCACGTCGTAGCGCTTTTGCGAAGGCGGATCCGCGCCGAATCCCCGACGACCTCCGTTACGGCGGCTTCATCGTCCGCGTCTATTCCGACGGCAAACTCCAGGACGAACGCTCCCAGCCCGAAACCCTCATCAGCCAATTGCGCCCCAACGCGAGCCAGCAACCCGCCGGCCCCTCGGTCGCTTCTGTCAGTCCGCCGCCCCCTGTCGTTGCTTCGCAAGGTCCGCCCGACTCTCCAACCAATCACCAATCACCAGTCACCAATCACGCTTCCGTCCCGCCTCCGGCGCAATCCTCCACCATTCACCAATCACCAGTCACCGATCACGCTTCCGACTCCCTTCCCAATGGAATCCTAATCCCTGGAAAACCCGGTTTCGTCTCCAGCCCGTACGACCCCAAATTCCTCATCGACGTCCGCGGATTTCCTCCTGGAACTTTGGTCATCGATCCGAATACAAATAAACCGTTTCGTGTGCCTTAGCCGCAGTCGCTTTTTGCCCGCCGCCGCTGCCAGGCCGACTCGTCCCGTCGTAGGCTTGGCGAAGATGGAAGCCTTGGGGGAGGAGGGTTCACCCTCAATTCGCCGTATCCGCCGCCGAACGGATTCGCCGCGGCGAACCTCGCCAATTCCACCGCCCGGCACCCTGTCAACGATCTAGCGAACAGACTCTTTCGAGTTCCGTGCAACTTTCCTGACGAATGATTTTCCAGACCGATCTTACACCGTTGCTATGGATTGGCATTACAAGAGCCTGTCTCCGGCTCCGGAGTTGTCACAATTTTTCTTGGCAACATCGACCAAGACCACTACAAGGGCGCTAACGACTGGGCGCCACCGGCCATTTCCCCAACCCCATAATTCGAACCCCCTCATGAACGATAGCGAGCGGCAGCCTTATTCCTCCATGGTCGAGCGCTCGAGAACTTGTATAGCTCGCATGGCTGCCGCATGCGTCAAAACGCCATGTTTCAGCCGAAAAGCGTGAAGACGTTTCCGGTAAAATCAGCAGCACCAGCCGCAGCGGGCACCCTTCGCCGACTCGCACAGCGAATTGCGGACGACTTTCACGAATTGGTCAGGCTATCGCAGAATCACTTAAACCCGAGCGCATGGAAGAAGGTGCTCAATTACGCGGAAAAAGCGTTAGCCATTTGTGGTGTGATCGCTGCAGCCATATTTGCCTGGGAACAATTCCTGGAGGGTCGAGCTCAAAACACCAAATCATTGGTCGAAAGTTCGTTCGCCTCCGCGAGGGAACAGTTAGCTGCCTCATCTCCAGCGATACGCGCTAGTGCGGTGCGCTCGATTTTCGAGCT includes these proteins:
- a CDS encoding isoprenylcysteine carboxylmethyltransferase family protein → MSLSLKLGLVYLASEVLLTTTRRSRSKTGTKQDKSTLGMIWVVIAVSITAGIFVARSRSLASGVIGLFDFPDRDWIRVLAVGLFAAGLAVRWWAIVTLGRFFTVDVVVEKDHEVVQRGPFRWVRHPSYSGVLLAFLGWALTLWNWVAMAIVLVPIFVAFVRRMNVEEDALSRALGERYAEYMRRTKRLVPFMY
- a CDS encoding response regulator transcription factor, encoding MAEEVPPTKAAGKKSSAARRTARVLVVDGEAIVCEAIVQLIAGQTRLTVCGRLTEGRKLVQAVECNRPDLVLFDLMLKDCDGIETLKQFKILFPMVPVLVLCGRTDCASVERSMRAGAGGYVGKWETARELFEAIELVLAGEMRLNPKMQVLLLGRLLAPARLSAVGRSDPLQLTEGETRIFALIGAGLRMREIATRLGRSVKTIEAHREHIRIKLGLRNSAEVTERATHWLDHKT